A region from the Erinaceus europaeus unplaced genomic scaffold, mEriEur2.1 scaffold_459, whole genome shotgun sequence genome encodes:
- the TMEM174 gene encoding transmembrane protein 174 has translation MEQGCSLVEDFPLNVFSVTPYTPSAADLQVSDDDKAGATLLFSGIFLGLVGITFTIMGWIKYQGVSHFEWTQLLGPILLSVGVTFMLIAVCKFKMLSCQPCRGRGERGLDLEQLAGGQSFVFTGINQPITFHGATVVQYIPPPYGSQEPAGMSATFLQPAGSPRGLQMPGGVAAAVPSPPQYYTIYPPENAAFVGDRDRCGLAEGREDRAGPDIQPLEETPLGGEGSVCFSPPPYEEIFVLPH, from the exons atggagcagggctgcagcctcGTGGAGGACTTCCCACTCAACGTGTTCTCTGTCACTCCCTACACACCCAGTGCGGCTGACCTGCAAGTGTCGGATGACGACAAGGCAGGGGCCACCTTGCTGTTCTCAGGCATCTTCCTGGGGCTGGTGGGGATCACCTTCACCATCATGGGCTGGATCAAGTACCAGGGCGTCTCCCACTTTGAGTGGACCCAGCTCCTCGGGCCCATCCTGCTGTCGGTGGGGGTGACCTTCATGCTCATAGCCGTGTGCAAGTTCAAAATGCTGTCCTGCCAGCCGtgccgggggcggggggagcgggGCCTGGACTTGGAGCAACTGGCCGGGGGACAGTCGTTCGTCTTCACCGGGATCAACCAGCCTATCACCTTCCACGGGGCCACGGTGGTGCAGTACATCCCCCCGCCTTACGGCTCTCAAGAGCCTGCCGGCATGAGTGCCACCTTCCTGCAGCCGGCGGGGAGCCCCCGTGGCCTCCAAATGCCGGGAGGGGTGGCCGCGGCCGTGCCGAGCCCCCCACAGTACTACACCATCTACCCTCCGGAGAACGCCGCCTTTGTCGGCGACCGGGACCGCTGCGGCCTTGCGGAAGGCAGAGAGGACAG GGCCGGCCCTGACATCCAGCCGCTAGAAGAGACGCCACTGGGAGGCGAGGGTTCTGTCTGCTTCTCACCTCCGCCTTACGAGGAAATATTTGTCCTTCCTCACTAG